From Pseudomonas arsenicoxydans:
CACGATCTCCAGCAAGGTTTCGCCCTGACGCACCACCGCGCCTTCGGTGTGCACCCCAAGGTTGACCGCGATGCCGTCGGCGGTGGCGATGATCTCGCTGTGTTGCAGATCGAAGCCGGCGGAAGTCAATTGTTCTTCCAGCGTCACGCTCTTGAGTTGCGCGTCGGCTAACTGTGTGCGGACTTCTTTCTGGTACTCCTCGATGTGCTGTTGCAGCTTCAGGCGAGATTCAATGATGCCCTGCTCCACCCGCCCGCTTTCGCCGGCGTTTTCCGCCAATTGCTGCTGAACTTGCGACAGCTGACGTTGGTACTCCATCAGCCGGTTACTCGGGATGTAGCCGTTGTCCGCCAAGGGCTGCAGATTGCTCAACTGCTTTTGCAGGGAACTGGCCTGTGCTGTCAGGTCCGTGCGCGCGCGGCGCATCCCGGCCAGTTGCGCCCCGGCACCTTCGATACTGGCGCGCAAGGCTGCCTGCTCGCGGGAAAATGCTTCGCGGCGGCTACTGAACAATTGCCGCTGGCCTTCCAGGACCAGCGCCAGGCGTGGATCGGGATCGTTGCTCAGTTCAGCGGGGAAATTCACTTGCTTGAGGTTGTCACGTTCGCTCTGCCAGCGGGCCAGGCTGGCCCAGGCCATGCGGTATTGCGCTTGCAACGATTGCACGTCAGCCGCGACCTGGGTCTGGTCGAGCTGGAACAGCGGCTGGCCCAGCTTCACCACCTGGCCTTCGCGCACCAGAATCCGGCTGACGACGCCGCTGCTCATCGATTGCACGGCCTTGCGCTTGCCCGACACCACCACCGTGCCTTGCACCGGGATGCCTTGATCGAGCGGCGCAAGACTGGCCCAGGTGAAGAAACTGCCCGCGCCGACGATGGCCAGGATCCAGCCCATGCGGGCGAAGAAACGCGCATCGCGCTCGGGGCGTTCGGCGATGTAATCGTGTTCCATCGTCGCTTCGTTTTCAGTGTTCATGCGTGTGCTGCTCATACACCCGAATTCCTTGTCGTGGGCTGCTGCTGGCGACTCATGCTGAGCCCGCCCGGTGCTTGCGCAGTTTTTTCACGTTGCTGTTCCTGAGCGCCGGAAAGTGCCTTGAGCACCTCTTGGCTGGGGCCGTAGGCCTGCAAACGGCCTTCGTTGAGCACTAGCAATTTGTCGGCCTGGGCCAATGCCGAGGAACGATGGGTCACCAGAATCACGCTGGTGCCCCGGGCCTTCATGTGCGCGATGGCACCCGCCAGGGCGGCTTCACCCACGGTGTCGAGGTTGGAATTGGGCTCATCGAGCACCACCAGGCTTGGATTGCCGTACAGCGCACGAGCCAATGCCACCCGTTGTTTCTGACCGCCGGACAGACCGCTGCCGTCCTCCCCCAGCACCGTGTCGTAGCCTTGTGGCATGCGCAGGATCAGCTCATGCACGCCCGCCTGTTGCGCGGCCTCGACGACTTTTTGCGGATCGGCTTCACGAAACCTGGCGATGTTTTCGGCGATGCTGCCGCTGAACAATTCGATGTCCTGCGGCAAGTAGCCGATGTACGGGCCGAGGTCGTCGCGGTTCCAACGATGGATGTCGGCGCCGTCGAGCCGCACGGTGCCGCCCAGGGTTGGCCAGACGCCGACCAGCACCCGGGCCAGGGTCGATTTACCGGAGCCGGAAGCGCCGAGCACGCCCATGACTTCCCCGGCGCCCAGGCTGAAATTGACCATGTGCAAGGTCGCGGCGCGCCGCCCCGGCGGACCCGCACTGACCTGTTCAAAGGTGATCTGCCCCTTCGGTGCCGGCAGTGCCATCGCCTCGTCACTCGGCGGAAAAGCTTGCAGCAAAGCATCAAGACGGCGGTAAGCGAGCTTGGCGCCGCTCCATTGTTTCCAGACCGCGATCAATTGATCGATGGGACTGAGGACGCGGCCCATCAGAATGGACCCGGCGATCATCATCCCGGCGGTCATATCGCCCTTGATGACCAGCAACGCCCCCAGGCCCAGCACCAAAGATTGCAGGCACAGACGCAAGGTTTTGCTCAGGGAGCTGATGACGGCGCCGGTGTCGCTGGCCTGATTCTGCAGACCGAGGAAGCGCGAGTGCACTTGGAACCAACGCTTGCGCAACACCCCGAGCATGCCCATCGCCTGGATGGTTTCGGCATTGTGCAGATGGCTGGTCGCCAGTTGGCTGGACTTCTGGGAAAAACCCGCGGCCTCCCCCAACGGCTTTTTAGTCATCGCCTCGTTGAGGCATGCCAAGCCGATCAGCAACACCGCGCCCGCGGTGGCCAATACGCCGAGCCAAACGTTGAACAGGAAAATAACGAACAGGTACACCGGGAACCACGGCGCATCGAAGAACGCGAACAGCGCAGGACCGGTGACGAATTGGCGAATGTGGGTCAGGTCCCCGAGGGATTGCCCGGCGTTGCCTTCGCCTTTGAACAGGTTGCGTTCGAACGCGGCCTGATACACCCGCAAATTGAAGCGCCGCTCCAACTGGCTGCCGATGCGAATAACGATGAAGCTGCGCACGACCTCAAGCAAACCGATGAAGGCAAAGAACCCGACCACCATCAGTGACAACATGGCCAGGGTAGTTTCGTTTTGCGAAGACAGCACGCGATCATAGACCTGGAGCATGTAAATCGACGGGACCAGCATCAATACGTTAATTAACGCGGTGAAACACCCTACGCTGATCAGGATGCTCTTGTAGTCGCCCAAGGCTTTGAATAGTGGTGCGGTGGCTGGGCTCTTTGCCATCTTCATGGGTTCTTCCTGAGGTGTTATTCCCCGTCATACCTGACGAAGTCTCCAGTAACTGTTCGTGCAGAAGCCGCTATAGGTTTGGAGCACTAGCGCTTACAAACCAATAACAACTTTTAATCTGGTTTAGTGCTTATCACGATAATGACTGTCACGCTTTTCGCTGCTGTCTGTTTATTACTGCGTCTGACGCACAAGTGTTATGACCTGAGCGGATTTCAATGTGGCTGCATAAGAACCATCACGCTGGCGGCTGAGAAACAGAATCTTGGAACCTTCGTTACCGGTAATCGCAATACCGTCCGGCTCGGTGAACCAACCGATCGCTTTTTCACCCGCCAGCCATGCGCTTAAACAATCTGCGCCTTCACCCAGCGTTTGCTTCAGCTGGAAGTCGATGACGCACACATTGGATGGTTTGTCCTGCAATGCCAGCGACTCTGATGAGTCATCCCTGGCACTCAAGGTTGCCTGCCATTTGCCGGCCAGTTCCGAGGGATCTGTCAATTTCAAACTACTTGCCATGGCGGTCTCTCCAATGAAAATCATGAACGTCGCCAGAAGCCACGCGGTTGTTCGACGGATCAAGGCCTTATGAGCCATAGGTTGTTGTACTCCAGCTTGCAGGCTTTTTGCGCAGAGGGCAGCGCATCGGCGCCACCCTCCTTTTCGCATCACATTACGCGGCGATGTCCGAGAACGCCGCCTGGCCAACGGTGCTGACCAGGAAATCAGCCACGCCGTGCCCGGAGAAGTCCACCGACAACAGGCTGTTACCGCCCGACGAGGTCAACACCGCATCGCCTGCCGCACCGGTGAACGAATTCACGAAGTGCAGGCCGGCGCCCTTGGTGATGCCGGTCAGGTCGATCTTGTCCAGGCCGCTGACAAAATCGAGGATCTGGTCGGCAACACCTGGCTTGGAATCGCTGCTGGCCGCGAACACAAAGGTGTCCGACCCAGCGCCGCCCCACAGTTTGTCCGCGCCGCCCGCGCCGTAGAGGATGTCGTTGCCGGCACCGCCCTTCAGCTCGTTGGACACGCCATTACCAATCAACAGGTCGTTGCCCGAACCGCCAATCGCGTTCTCGATGGTTGCGCCCTTGGCAATGGACACGTTGCCCACCAGGCCACCGACATCGGAGAACGAGGCTTCATTGAGGTTGATCTTCTGGTTCTGGGTGAAACCGGAGAAATCCAGCGTGTCTTTGCCGCCCGCATCCCAGACCGAGAACACGACCTTGTCCGACGACGAAGACGCGCTCAGGAAGTCGCGACCAGCGTTGGAGTTGAAGCCATAGGTGGTGTCACCGGTGCGGGTGGTGGTGTTGGCGCCGTAGAGTTTCTGGATCGCAGCAATGTCGTCCATCAACGGCCCGGACGAATACGCTTCGACACCGCCCTTGCTGAAGTTCTGGCTGGTATTGCTTTCACTCCAGTAGCTCATGACGCTGTAGCCGCGGGTGTCTTGCCCGTAGGAAGCGTCATTGTAGGTCGGCGCACCTTCACCGGCGTTGTAGTCGCCAGGGTGGGCCAGGCCCAGGGTGTGACCGATTTCGTGCGTCAGGGTTTGACGACCGTAATTGTTCAGGTCCGGCGTCTTGTTCGGCGTGTAGCTGCTGTTGGTCAGGTACCACGAAGAACCGTCGTAACCTGCGCCCGTGCCAGGCAGATAGGCAAACGCCGCTGCGCCGTCCTGACCGCCGCTGTAGTTGCCGAAAGTCATGTGACCGTCGCCGCCCGTGGCCTTTTCAGCAAAGGTGACATTGGCGACGTCAGCCCAGGATTGCATGGCGAGCACAGCCTGGGCTTTTTGTTGCGAGCTGAACTGACTGAAGCCGGTAATCCCATGCTTGTTCATGGTGCTCGATGACGCCGAGGTCAGGAACGTATAGGTCAGTTCGATTTTGCCGCTGCCGTCCTTGTCCTGGTAAGCAGCGCCGTCGCGCAGCAATTGGGTCGCTGCCTGGTCGACGGAATAGGAGGGTTTGCCATTGACCGTGAGATTGCCACCCCGGTCATACTGATGGCTGAAGCTGTCGATCTGGCTGTAAGCGGAACTGGGAGCAGCCAATGGCGCAAAGGCCTGTTCAGCAAGACCGATAGCGTTATCTTTTACTTTCGACATAAACACACTTCCTTGTTTAGCAATGGAACAGTTTTTTTCAGATAGCGACAATCTCTGGCGAGATCGTCCTATCACTCGCCCAATGAAGGCGAAAGAAAACTGACACAATTCGAAATCAAACGTCTACTGTTTTTTTGACGTCAAATTGTGCTGTTCCAGCAAGTACCCGGAAACAATGCATGCGCTGTCGAAATAATGTTGTAAATAGGTCGCTTCGGGGAGATTGTCTGACAACTGCGTATTTAAATATTAAATAGGCCTAAGTTGTTTTATGGCTAAGGCGTCTCATTTTTTCGGACTTATTAGTATCAGTGCCAGCGAATTGATATCAGTTTATTTATATTTGATGGGATTTGGAAAACGGCCAATACGAAGGTGACCAGCATTCAAGCAGTAAGGTATTCCATTGCCTCCTGACCATTGAAAGGAGGCTCGGAATCTACTGCATTGCCAGCCTGCCCCCTAGCTACCCGTCCGAATCTTGTTCCACACCCGCGTGCGGATTCGGTCGATGTTCAGCGGCATCGCCTCCAGTGCGAACAGCTTGCCCATCATTTCCGGGCTCGGATAAACCTTGGTGTCGTTCTTGATGGCCGGGTCGATCAGGCTGTCAGCCTGCTCGTTGCCGTTGGCGTAGTGCACGTAATTGCTGATGTCGGCCATGACGTTGGGGCGCAGCAGGTAATTCATGAAGGCATAGCCGGCCTTGTCGTCCGGGGCATCGGCGGGCATGGCGACCATGTCGAACCAGATCGCGGCCCCTTCCTTGGGAATCGCGTAACCGATGTCCACGCCGTTCTTGGCTTCTTTGGCGCGGTTCTCGGCTTGCAGGATGTCGCCAGAGAAGCCGACGGCCACGCAGATGTCGCCATTGGCCAGGTCGCTGGTGTATTTGGACGAGTGGAAATAGCTGACATACGGCCGAACCTTCATCAGCAACGCTTCAGCTTTTTTGTAATCTTCCGGGTTTTTGCTGTGATGCGGCAGGCCCAGGTAGTTCAGCGCGGCCGGCAGCAGCTCCGGGCCGTTGTCGAGGATCGCCACGCCGCACTTTTGCAGTTTGGCCATGTTCTCGGGCTTGAAAATTAGATCCCAGGAATCCAACGGCGCGTTGTCACCCAGTACGGCTTTGACCTTGGCAATGTTGTAGCCAATGCCAGTGCTGCCCCACAGGTACGGGAAGCCATGTTCGTTACCGGGGTCGTTGGTTTGCAAAGCGTTGAGCAATACCGGGTTGAGATTTTTCCAGTTCGGCAACTGACTCTTGTCGAGTTTCTTCAACGCGCCACCCTGAATCTGCCGGGCCATGAAGTGGTTGGATGGGAACACCACGTCATACCCGGATTTGCCGGTCATCAACTTACCGTCGAGGGTTTCATTGCTGTCGTAGACGTCGTAGCTGAAGGCAATGCCGGTTTCTTTCTGGAAGTTTTTGGTGGTGTCCGGGGCGATGTAGTCGGACCAGTTGTAAATCTTGACGGTCTCGGCCGCATGGCTGAGTGACGCAACGAGCGCAAGGGGTGCCAGAGTCAGTGTCTTTCGGATCATGAGTCGATTCCTGTATGGGCTGTTGTGCTTTTTATTGGGCTGGCAGGCAATCAAAAGATCAAAATTCAAAAAATCAGAAAATCAAAACGTAGGTCTTGCGCACGGTCTCCTGGATATCCCAGATACCGGTGCTGTTGGCTGGCAACATCAGTGCGTCACCGGCTTCTATGTGCAGGGTTTCACCGTCGTCCGGGGTGAAAGTGCAGCGGCCCTGGATGAAGTGACAGAATTCCTGGGCGACGATCTGCCGCCGCCAGCGTCCGGGCGTGCATTCCCAGACACCGGTTTCAACGCCATCGTCGCGTTCGACGCTGGTGGTCGAGGCCACTGCCACGGGCGTTCCCAATGGAACGGCGACCGGGTTCGACTCTTGCAGTTTCAAGGTTGCGGTGTTTTTGAATTGCGTGATGCCCATGGGAGTACCTGTGGTGTGAGAAGCGCTGTTTACTGCATGAAACCTTCCATGAACCCCGCCACCTTGCTGGCCAGCTTGCGCCGCCACGGGGCAGTGGCCGGGTTGGCCAGGGTCTGGTCTTCGTGGACGAAGCTGCGGATGATCGCGTTGTAGCCCAGCCAGCGGCAGGGTTCCGGTTCCCAGGTCCTGAGCGTGTCGAGACCGCCTTGAGACATGACCCACGGCTGGCGGACCAATTCGGTATCACGCTGCAGAATCAGATCGGCCAGGGTTCTGCCGCCCAGGTTGCTGGCACCGACGCCCTCCCCGCCATAACCGCCGGACAAGGCAATGCCGCTGGCGTGATCGCAGAGCATGTGCGGTTTGAAGTGTCGGGACATGCCCAGGTTGCCGCCCCACGCATGGGTGATCCGCACGTTCCTGAGTTGCGGGAAGAGCTCGCTGAACAGGTAGCGCCGCAGCTCCACTTCGCGGGTGGTCAAATCGAAGTCGTGCCGCAGCTTGCCGGCAAACTGATAACCGCCACGGGCGCCGAACACCAACCGGTTATCCGCCGTGCGCTGACCGTAAGTGACCTGGCGGCTGCTTTCGCTGAATGCCTGGCCACGGCTGAGACCGATTTCGTCCCAGGTCGCGGCGGACAACGGCTCGGTAGCCACCATCAGGCTTTGCACCGGCAACTGATAGCGGCCCAGTGGCGGCAACGTCGTTGCGTACCCTTCTACGGCGGGGACGATCCAGCGACTGCGGACCTGCGCCTTGTCGGTACGCAACGACCCCGACTGCCACTGGGTGACCGCGCTGTTTTCATAAATCTTGACGCCCATGCGCTCCACCGTTCTGGCCAGCCCTCGCACTAACTTTGCCGGGTGAATGGTCGCAACGTGCGGTGCATAGATACCGCCATAAGGCTTGGCAACTCTGATCTGTTGCGCCAGTTGCTCCGGACTGAGCCAGCGATAGTCGCTTTCGGTCAGGCCCTGGCTGTAGAGCTTGTCCAGATAGTGGCGCAGGCTGGCTTCCTGCTCGGGATAACGAGCTGCACAGTAGAGCACCCCACCTTTCAGATAATCACAGTCGATGCCTTCACGTTCGAGGACAATTTCCACCTCATCTGGAATTTCGTGCAGCAAATCGAAGGACGCGCGGCGCTGTTCAGGGGGCAAGCCGGCCAGCAGGCGATCTTCGCCCAGCAGGTTGCCCATCAACCAGCCGCCATTACGACCCGATGCGCCAAAGCCAGCGGTCTGCGCTTCGACGATGGCGATATCCAGGCTGGGTGCCAGGCGCTTGAGGTAATACGCGGTCCAGAGCCCGGTGTAACCCGCGCCGATGATCGCCACGTCGACGTCCAGATCGCGCTCCAGCGCGGGACGTGCCAGCAAAGGCTCGTCGAGTTGATCCATCCACAAACTGATCGTGCGCCACGCCGACATGCCAGACTCCGCCACTCAAACTTCGATGGCGTCGATCCTAGTGCGTGGGCTCAGGGGCTGTCTTGCGCGCGTGCACGCAAAGAAATTTGTTTGGCGTAGGCCTTCGGTGACAGGCCCGTGTGTTGGCGGAAACAGGTGTAGAACGCCGATAACGAATTGAAGCCGGCGGCGAAAGCCAGTTCATCGACGCGCACGGGCGGCGTGGCAGCGTTTAGCGCGGCGAGCAAATGTTGCAGGCGCGCCCGGTTAACGTAGCGGTAGAAGCTCTGGCCCAACACCTGATTGAGCAGGTACGAAATCTGGTTGCGGCTGTAGCCGCACTCTTTCGCCACCCGCTGCAGGTCGAGCTCGGGGTCCAGATAAGGCTGTTGACGCTCGAAATACTGTTGCAGGTCTTGCGCCATGAAACTCAGCTGCCGCGGTGAAAGCCCCAGGCGACTGGCTGCCGGGCGCACATTCGCGGCCGTGTGGCTTTGCGCCTGTTCACGCACCAGCGAGGCGTATTCATTGACGCGCCAGATCAATCCGTCGCGCACCGTAATCGCCTCGCTGGAACGGAACGACACCAGCCCCTCGCTGCCGCGCAACGTCATCTGGTACTGGATAAACGCGGTGTTGCCGTCCAGGCGAATGCGATCCGAGTGTTCAAGCG
This genomic window contains:
- a CDS encoding HlyD family type I secretion periplasmic adaptor subunit yields the protein MSSTRMNTENEATMEHDYIAERPERDARFFARMGWILAIVGAGSFFTWASLAPLDQGIPVQGTVVVSGKRKAVQSMSSGVVSRILVREGQVVKLGQPLFQLDQTQVAADVQSLQAQYRMAWASLARWQSERDNLKQVNFPAELSNDPDPRLALVLEGQRQLFSSRREAFSREQAALRASIEGAGAQLAGMRRARTDLTAQASSLQKQLSNLQPLADNGYIPSNRLMEYQRQLSQVQQQLAENAGESGRVEQGIIESRLKLQQHIEEYQKEVRTQLADAQLKSVTLEEQLTSAGFDLQHSEIIATADGIAVNLGVHTEGAVVRQGETLLEIVPQGTRLEVEGHLPINLIDKVGTHLPVDILFTAFNQSRTPRVPGEVSLISADQMVDEKTGAPYYVLRSSVSDQAMEKLNGLVIKPGMPAEMFVRTGERSLLNYLFKPLLDRAGSALTEE
- a CDS encoding type I secretion system permease/ATPase → MKMAKSPATAPLFKALGDYKSILISVGCFTALINVLMLVPSIYMLQVYDRVLSSQNETTLAMLSLMVVGFFAFIGLLEVVRSFIVIRIGSQLERRFNLRVYQAAFERNLFKGEGNAGQSLGDLTHIRQFVTGPALFAFFDAPWFPVYLFVIFLFNVWLGVLATAGAVLLIGLACLNEAMTKKPLGEAAGFSQKSSQLATSHLHNAETIQAMGMLGVLRKRWFQVHSRFLGLQNQASDTGAVISSLSKTLRLCLQSLVLGLGALLVIKGDMTAGMMIAGSILMGRVLSPIDQLIAVWKQWSGAKLAYRRLDALLQAFPPSDEAMALPAPKGQITFEQVSAGPPGRRAATLHMVNFSLGAGEVMGVLGASGSGKSTLARVLVGVWPTLGGTVRLDGADIHRWNRDDLGPYIGYLPQDIELFSGSIAENIARFREADPQKVVEAAQQAGVHELILRMPQGYDTVLGEDGSGLSGGQKQRVALARALYGNPSLVVLDEPNSNLDTVGEAALAGAIAHMKARGTSVILVTHRSSALAQADKLLVLNEGRLQAYGPSQEVLKALSGAQEQQREKTAQAPGGLSMSRQQQPTTRNSGV
- a CDS encoding AprI/Inh family metalloprotease inhibitor, whose protein sequence is MAHKALIRRTTAWLLATFMIFIGETAMASSLKLTDPSELAGKWQATLSARDDSSESLALQDKPSNVCVIDFQLKQTLGEGADCLSAWLAGEKAIGWFTEPDGIAITGNEGSKILFLSRQRDGSYAATLKSAQVITLVRQTQ
- a CDS encoding serralysin family metalloprotease, producing MSKVKDNAIGLAEQAFAPLAAPSSAYSQIDSFSHQYDRGGNLTVNGKPSYSVDQAATQLLRDGAAYQDKDGSGKIELTYTFLTSASSSTMNKHGITGFSQFSSQQKAQAVLAMQSWADVANVTFAEKATGGDGHMTFGNYSGGQDGAAAFAYLPGTGAGYDGSSWYLTNSSYTPNKTPDLNNYGRQTLTHEIGHTLGLAHPGDYNAGEGAPTYNDASYGQDTRGYSVMSYWSESNTSQNFSKGGVEAYSSGPLMDDIAAIQKLYGANTTTRTGDTTYGFNSNAGRDFLSASSSSDKVVFSVWDAGGKDTLDFSGFTQNQKINLNEASFSDVGGLVGNVSIAKGATIENAIGGSGNDLLIGNGVSNELKGGAGNDILYGAGGADKLWGGAGSDTFVFAASSDSKPGVADQILDFVSGLDKIDLTGITKGAGLHFVNSFTGAAGDAVLTSSGGNSLLSVDFSGHGVADFLVSTVGQAAFSDIAA
- a CDS encoding polyamine ABC transporter substrate-binding protein produces the protein MIRKTLTLAPLALVASLSHAAETVKIYNWSDYIAPDTTKNFQKETGIAFSYDVYDSNETLDGKLMTGKSGYDVVFPSNHFMARQIQGGALKKLDKSQLPNWKNLNPVLLNALQTNDPGNEHGFPYLWGSTGIGYNIAKVKAVLGDNAPLDSWDLIFKPENMAKLQKCGVAILDNGPELLPAALNYLGLPHHSKNPEDYKKAEALLMKVRPYVSYFHSSKYTSDLANGDICVAVGFSGDILQAENRAKEAKNGVDIGYAIPKEGAAIWFDMVAMPADAPDDKAGYAFMNYLLRPNVMADISNYVHYANGNEQADSLIDPAIKNDTKVYPSPEMMGKLFALEAMPLNIDRIRTRVWNKIRTGS
- a CDS encoding cupin domain-containing protein; the protein is MGITQFKNTATLKLQESNPVAVPLGTPVAVASTTSVERDDGVETGVWECTPGRWRRQIVAQEFCHFIQGRCTFTPDDGETLHIEAGDALMLPANSTGIWDIQETVRKTYVLIF
- a CDS encoding NAD(P)/FAD-dependent oxidoreductase; the protein is MSAWRTISLWMDQLDEPLLARPALERDLDVDVAIIGAGYTGLWTAYYLKRLAPSLDIAIVEAQTAGFGASGRNGGWLMGNLLGEDRLLAGLPPEQRRASFDLLHEIPDEVEIVLEREGIDCDYLKGGVLYCAARYPEQEASLRHYLDKLYSQGLTESDYRWLSPEQLAQQIRVAKPYGGIYAPHVATIHPAKLVRGLARTVERMGVKIYENSAVTQWQSGSLRTDKAQVRSRWIVPAVEGYATTLPPLGRYQLPVQSLMVATEPLSAATWDEIGLSRGQAFSESSRQVTYGQRTADNRLVFGARGGYQFAGKLRHDFDLTTREVELRRYLFSELFPQLRNVRITHAWGGNLGMSRHFKPHMLCDHASGIALSGGYGGEGVGASNLGGRTLADLILQRDTELVRQPWVMSQGGLDTLRTWEPEPCRWLGYNAIIRSFVHEDQTLANPATAPWRRKLASKVAGFMEGFMQ
- a CDS encoding nuclear transport factor 2 family protein, which gives rise to MHADDDGPLQAQATGETVMRYHLCWKHRDLDGVMALYHPDIQYNDFFQNRVMGLDELRQYVRDSMPRNPDEALEHSDRIRLDGNTAFIQYQMTLRGSEGLVSFRSSEAITVRDGLIWRVNEYASLVREQAQSHTAANVRPAASRLGLSPRQLSFMAQDLQQYFERQQPYLDPELDLQRVAKECGYSRNQISYLLNQVLGQSFYRYVNRARLQHLLAALNAATPPVRVDELAFAAGFNSLSAFYTCFRQHTGLSPKAYAKQISLRARAQDSP